ACATCTTTGAGACCCTCTCGCGTTTCCCGGGCAGTGGCCTTATATCCTTGATCACGCTGATGCTGCTCCTTCCTAATTTCGGTTTCGAAAGCAGCACCACTCATATTAACGTCTTTGAGGTTGGAACGTGTAGTACGGCCTGTTTCCTTCCACTGGTTGTCTCGATCAAAATGCTCTTTGCGAGACGCAGACTCCGCGGTCTCCGTGATGAGAACATCTTTTAAGTTCGACTTTGTCTCACGGGCCGTTTCTTTTGCCATCTTCTCACGGTCATGCTGTTCCTTACGCCTTAAGGTAATTGCATCGTCACTTGGTTTTCCCTGATAACGGTACATAGCTGCTTTGGCCTGggcctccttttccttacGCTCCTTGTCTCGGAGACGTTGTTGCATCGCGAAATCCATAGGAGATACGCCCTGGAATGCTTTGTTGCGCCATTCTTTCTGTTCAAATTTTTGACGATTCTCCTCTGGCGATTTGAATCCATATTTGGCATCCTGCTTGGCTCTTTCCTCGTTGGCCTCTGTCATTGTATAGTATGCTTTTACGTCGTATCTCTGTCGAATAGTGAGACTAGATGTCTTTGATCGGGTTCGAGCGTCAAGATAGCGTGCAAGACCGAGACGAAGGGTCATTTGGTGGTACAAGTCATAATGACTTCTGCTCCCCGATCTTGTTGACCAAGGAATATAAGATCGCTCCCAACAAGATTTTCAAATCTCACGCTAGTGGCAACATATGGGACGAGCCTTTTCATCTTTTGCTGTCGAAGTCTTCATGGCTCATAGCATTTGAGCTAAAACATTTGCCTGACATTTTTCACACACTTTTTCTCCGAAATGGATGCAAAGCGAAAAGAATCTATTTATAGTAACGTAAGCGCATTTTTTTCTACATAATTTTGCAACTCGTCGCGATGACAAAATTGACTAAATTTAGAAGGACCAATTCTTTGCATTAATGAAATTTGTCTGGGAATATTGGCTCAGTCTGATTGAGAACCTCAAGTGTGGACTGTAAACTCCGCACCATCAGTAATCAGCCTGGCCTCCAGACTTCATCTTGTTTTTTGGTTTGTTTTGCAGCCACTTTTTCCACTCGGGTAAGCCTCCGGAAATCTAGCCCTTCACCGTTATAATTCTCTAACCTTGGTAATTGGTGCTGCCAAATTTCCCTCGCTTTTGAGTTGTTCGCCTTTTCTGGTGGCTCGTAGTGTTGATTTTGTCCAAGAAGGCTTTTCCCACGATATCTCAGCATTTCCACTGGCATTGCGCTTGACATGGTTGGTCGCAGTCTGCGGAGGAATGTTCTTTGCCTGATGAACCTTATTTTCTCTAATATAGGCATCGGAGGCTTGCACTGGCTCTAATTGTTCAGCTACCATTTGACCTTCGTCGCGATTGCAGTTCTCGGCCACCTCACTGCCAGCAATGTCTTGTGTAGTTTGTCTCAATGCCGGGCGGGTACCGCGACGTGGGTTCGTTGGAGAAATTTCCTTGTTGCTATCATCAAAAGAGTGTCCGCGTTCCGTAGCAGGGCGAATAGAGGTGGTAAATTGTCGTTTCCCACTGTCGTGGCCCTCTACGGCGCAGGTTGGTGTTGGTCGGTACCCTCTCCTAGGTGAATTCGTCCTGGGCGGATCAGGGCCCTCGAAAGACCGGCCGCGTAAAGTTGTCAGTCGAAGTGAAGTTTCAATAGAGGCTGGAGTTGTGACGCTTGCCTCATTTTGGGACATTTTATGTTTTTGCTTCGATTCGTTTTTTTCCAAGGCATCAGAATGCTTGAGATATAGCTCGGAGCTGCGAGCTGGCGGTTGTTCTCCTCCCACTGAAGGACGAAGTGTAGATGCATGCGTCTCGT
This portion of the Phaeodactylum tricornutum CCAP 1055/1 chromosome 19, whole genome shotgun sequence genome encodes:
- a CDS encoding predicted protein, which encodes MSDRPGDWLGGYGPSNSPLIEKHHGGTGPTSPKKKLMSSWTLGKESLNAIPNFEKSSTSGVAENKAIETDKEDEETIAVDDGGEEEEEVVVEELEEDISERVIEYSESEASEDSNDDLEEEIELLASAIKPSVHRGKSFDSDDDCFEALPPPIEIPNALRPVHLRTPEVTNKTFLADSLQSSDEETSEEESDLDESKHETHASTLRPSVGGEQPPARSSELYLKHSDALEKNESKQKHKMSQNEASVTTPASIETSLRLTTLRGRSFEGPDPPRTNSPRRGYRPTPTCAVEGHDSGKRQFTTSIRPATERGHSFDDSNKEISPTNPRRGTRPALRQTTQDIAGSEVAENCNRDEGQMVAEQLEPVQASDAYIRENKVHQAKNIPPQTATNHVKRNASGNAEISWEKPSWTKSTLRATRKGEQLKSEGNLAAPITKVREL
- a CDS encoding predicted protein codes for the protein MTLRLGLARYLDARTRSKTSSLTIRQRYDVKAYYTMTEANEERAKQDAKYGFKSPEENRQKFEQKEWRNKAFQGVSPMDFAMQQRLRDKERKEKEAQAKAAMYRYQGKPSDDAITLRRKEQHDREKMAKETARETKSNLKDVLITETAESASRKEHFDRDNQWKETGRTTRSNLKDVNMSGAAFETEIRKEQHQRDQGYKATARETREGLKDVLITETAESASRKEHFDRDNQWKETGRTTRSNLKDVNMAVPSFETDVRKEQHTRDQGYKATQRDTRDNLRHYDDTAEDVITSVRKDQHMREQGAKATAKQTKDSLKDVNMAAAVFM